From Trichoplusia ni isolate ovarian cell line Hi5 chromosome 22, tn1, whole genome shotgun sequence, a single genomic window includes:
- the LOC113504656 gene encoding uncharacterized protein LOC113504656, producing METTSSKRTPSRCREWERRRRDKFNEALSKLLEIVKSINKTNCPDEVEDVQYSKIEIIQKAIVCLTNYNQEKTQLKAEILALQVKLSAEVDKIKNFKDASTQVHIGLNKKRKGNKYVKLLMLKKGKTKSNEPGKHIANKKPPPPDPQRKLPILLPRSNLISNKKGPESAIVVLPAAPYIFPQRPLLFPSVPPAIVLVDQNLQPINKAPLPIVNRNNGDITKTTMVNILPISAYSRSLSAVKSKKSSVKLKNSISKKSTKTSKATAKTAKDTSKSNEVKNVSVDSSKENNKTKSENNTNNNKEVINTEKTVESKVTPQKENVKVIDIKKVENISIPTVPPKPTSDITIPKNKEPEAQKVLDPKTDAVTKKLPNASTVCTTAVVTTSETIKTADNIIKQQKIVPEKVPIPEKVPIPENKEKDNKMPNILPLDTALCDNVVDGGNARLELAEEFLATSPTAAFLMSFPLVSGNRADSPAEEQPTATTQTNPKDNQKRPELVPPPHIPYFEKPNTDALKVKPTPSKLPDTCNTAVKQNDQSKCAAVAATKESSAITTVSKSSNAAALPNVPNVSNENPFLNLSMPSIITSNNNGALPDNTFGIDFECNISKSMPSQSTGYASGNNFFYKSDPFGKSTIYSTSSITSSHEFNGLGLYPCAMEKYATKNKPDYSSVDDNLMKIGSSRLTYDIDLGWSHKGLDFVNCTTTANTFTKDTILTTTSTPYTTSYNPFNPEFHAPLVSNSNKKESTVKPTASFADTITSFYSQPANLWTEDVPFYNNSNVSKTLPSKNQNYPTFDPVQSNTNVKLNTIKHYETKVPEVSAEPGLKPTNNVVAQHISEKYTKKSPTKMHINWMTSETRSVQNHCNPIHPELKETQKAPAPYHQLDHSAKKHDHNESNYFPIPMHNFPTQTPQDEFQVWPSTRPLGTTEISIDPPPINLPTLVGDLALGPHDKNRKLDVTNRGAPHADLQNCGNFLSVTQLMNRSTDNMPSRYHSNVESSKPPPSKQNINHFPNDSNRKAMSHLENQMPQPCYVFNDPKIVQTYDSMAQFPVTKSKSNKTEKSSKSQKNNYSTEALLRGANGPQKIQDSNSAKFMMPPQKYSDFVAPQDSAVAQVSHFPPILDYSDNSYASQQFSGTTLYNTTTNTMSNSFYSNFMPGSSNLMSGNYTSGPFTGDFIDYNQTSECNYANHKYEELKMRNNPTVFQSEKVPSTYKSSRRESAAKHKLECSKKESSKKYQSKKAKIQNEMEEWNDPHLLWQNKALNKKHPNLMSEELPFPNYVGNQMPTQYQADFFNSHLMPTNVQSMGHNVDRSLASFPVTSRANFNLSTIFPEITMKVQ from the exons ATGGAAACTACTAGCAGTAAGCGAACCCCCAG tcGCTGTCGTGAATGGGAACGTCGTAGGCGTGATAAATTTAACGAGGCATTATCTAAACTGCTCGAAATTGTGAAAAGTATCAACAAAACAAACTGTCCAGATGAAGTCGAGGATGTTCAGTATTCGAAGATTGAAATCATTCAAAAAGCGATTGTATGTCTAACGAACTACAACCAGGAGAAAACACAATTGA AAGCAGAAATATTAGCTCTACAAGTAAAGCTCAGTGCAGAAgtggacaaaattaaaaactttaaagatgCCTCAACTCAAGTTCAtataggtttaaataaaaaacgtaaag gCAATAAATATGTCAAATTATTGATGTTGAAGAAAGGAAAGACCAAAAGTAATGAGCCTGGAAAACATATTGCCAATAAAAAGCCTCCACCACCCGACCCACAGAGAAAATTACCAATTCTTCTTCCAAGATCGAATTTAATTAGCAATAAAAAAg GACCAGAAAGTGCAATAGTAGTGCTTCCAGCAGCCCCATACATTTTCCCACAAAGACCACTGTTGTTCCCATCTGTACCTCCAGCCATAGTTTTAGTAGATCAAAATTTACAACCAATAAACAAGGCACCTCTTCCTAtagtaaatagaaataatggaGATATAACTAAGACTACCATGGTCAATATTCTTCCAATATCGGCCTACTCCCGTTCTCTATCAGCCGTCAAAAGCAAAAAATCaagtgttaaattaaaaaatagcatAAGCAAAAAGTCTACGAAAACTTCTAAAGCCACAGCTAAGACTGCGAAAGATACCTCAAAAAGTAATGAAGTTAAAAACGTATCTGTTGATAgttctaaagaaaataataaaacgaaatcggaaaataacacaaataataataaagaagtcATAAACACAGAAAAAACCGTTGAAAGTAAAGTTACGCCTCAAAAAGAGAATGTTAAAgtgattgatattaaaaaagtggaGAATATATCAATTCCGACGGTACCACCTAAACCAACATCTGATATCACAATCCCTAAAAATAAAGAACCTGAAGCTCAAAAAGTATTGGATCCTAAAACAGATGCAGTTACGAAGAAACTTCCAAATGCTAGTACGGTATGTACTACGGCGGTGGTTACGACATCTGAGACTATTAAAACAGCTGACAATATTATTAAGCAGCAGAAGATCGTCCCCGAAAAGGTTCCAATTCCCGAAAAGGTTCCAATTCCGGAAAATAAGGAGAAAGATAATAAAATGCCGAACATTTTACCATTAGACACAGCATTATGTGATAATGTTGTTGATGGAGGTAACGCTCGTCTTGAGTTAGCAGAAGAGTTTTTAGCCACCTCACCAACAGCCGCATTTCTTATGTCTTTTCCATTAGTAAGTGGGAACAGAGCAGATAGCCCAGCAGAAGAACAACCTACTGCTACAACACAAACAAATCCAAAGGATAATCAGAAAAGACCAGAACTTGTACCTCCGCCACATATACCTTATTTTGAGAAACCGAATACAGATGCATTAAAAGTAAAACCAACACCAAGTAAACTGCCTGATACATGCAATACCGCAGTGAAACAAAACGATCAATCAAAATGTGCGGCTGTCGCTGCTACTAAAGAATCCAGCGCCATTACTACAGTGTCCAAAAGTTCTAACGCCGCGGCATTACCTAATGTGCCCAATGTGTCTAACGAAAACCCATTCTTGAATTTATCAATGCCGTCGATTATCACATCCAACAACAATGGCGCATTACCAGATAACACATTCGGCATAGATTTTGAATGCAATATAAGTAAATCCATGCCATCCCAGTCTACCGGGTACGCAAGTGGCAACAACTTTTTCTATAAAAGTGATCCATTTGGGAAAAGTACAATTTACAGTACTAGTAGTATCACTTCAAGTCATGAATTCAATGGGCTTGGCCTTTATCCCTGTGCAATGGAGAAATatgctacaaaaaataaaccagaCTATTCCAGTGTTGACGACAATCTTATGAAAATCGGATCGTCTAGGCTAACCTATGACATCGACTTGGGCTGGTCTCACAAAGGTTTAGATTTCGTCAATTGCACAACAACTGCCAATACATTTACTAAAGATACAATTCTGACGACTACCTCAACGCCTTATACGACATCTTATAATCCCTTCAATCCTGAATTTCATGCACCACTTGTATCAAATTCGAACAAAAAAGAGAGCACAGTTAAACCCACCGCGTCTTTTGCCGATACTATCACAAGTTTTTACTCTCAACCTGCAAATTTATGGACAGAAGACGTAccattttataacaatagtaaCGTTTCGAAAACACTTCCTTCTAAAAACCAAAACTATCCGACATTTGATCCGGTTCAGAGTAACACTAATGTTAAACTAAATACTATTAAACATTACGAAACTAAAGTACCAGAAGTGAGCGCAGAACCGGGCCTAAAGCCCACAAATAACGTCGTGGCTCAACATATATCTGAGAAGTATACTAAGAAATCTCCGACTAAAATGCATATTAATTGGATGACATCCGAAACAAGATCGGTACAAAATCATTGTAACCCAATACATCCGGAGTTAAAGGAAACTCAGAAGGCACCAGCACCATACCACCAACTCGATCATTCGGCTAAGAAACATGACCACAACGAAAGTAACTATTTTCCTATCCCTATGCATAATTTCCCCACTCAAACACCTCAAGATGAGTTCCAAGTTTGGCCTTCGACTCGACCCTTGGGAACTACTGAAATAAGCATTGACCCGCCACCGATCAACTTGCCAACGTTAGTCGGAGATCTGGCGTTAGGACCACATGATAAAAATAGGAAGTTAGATGTAACTAATCGCGGAGCACCACACGCTGATCTCCAAAACTGCGGCAACTTCCTATCAGTAACACAATTAATGAACCGTTCCACTGATAATATGCCTTCTCGATATCATTCGAATGTTGAATCGTCAAAGCCACCGCcaagtaaacaaaatatcaatcaTTTTCCTAATGACAGTAACCGGAAAGCTATGTCGCACTTAGAAAATCAGATGCCACAACCTTGCTACGTTTTCAACGACCCAAAAATAGTTCAAACTTATGACAGTATGGCGCAATTTCCAGTAACTAAATCAAAATCGAATAAAACAGAAAAGTCATCTAAAAGTCAGAAAAATAACTATTCCACCGAAGCGTTGCTTAGGGGTGCAAACGGTCCTCAGAAAATACAAGACAGTAACAGTGCGAAATTCATGATGCCCCCGCAAAAATATAGTGACTTCGTCGCCCCTCAAGACAGTGCGGTTGCTCAAGTTTCTCATTTCCCGCCAATTTTGGATTACTCTGATAACAGTTACGCCAGCCAGCAGTTTTCGGGGACCACATTGTACAACACTACGACAAATACCATGTCGAATTCATTTTATTCGAATTTTATGCCAGGAAGTAGTAATTTGATGTCTGGGAATTATACCAGTGGCCCATTTACAGGcgattttattgattataatcAGACATCTGAATGCAATTACGCTAACCACAAATACGAAGAATTAAAAATGAGAAACAATCCGACAGTCTTCCAATCTGAAAAGGTGCCGTCTACTTATAAGAGTTCAAGAAGAGAATCTGCAGCGAAACACAAACTGGAATGCTCTAAAAAGGAATCGAGTAAAAAGTATCAGAGCAAGAAGGCGAAAATACAGAATGAAATGGAGGAGTGGAATGATCCACATTTGCTTTGGCAGAACAAGGCTTTGAATAAAAAGCACCCAAATCTGATGTCTGAGGAGTTGCCTTTTCCAAACTACGTGGGCAATCAAATGCCAACGCAGTATCAAGCCGATTTCTTCAACAGCCACCTTATGCCTACCAACGTGCAGTCTATGGGACACAACGTAGATAGATCGTTAGCCAGTTTCCCCGTAACTTCGCGTGCTAACTTCAACTTGAGTACTATTTTTCCGGAAATAACTATG aaGGTGCAATGA
- the LOC113504658 gene encoding syntenin-1-like — MSLYPSLEDMKVDTMVRAQMAQHQAPPSYSLPPAAPMPSHMPSHPSAPSGHVYPALGEYMGLELSSDIIALNMPEYQLQPMHSGGAVTAVSNFIAPLSSQSTTLAKATVTQAIRPVVLCKDRDGKCGVRLHSVNNGVFVCYVAANSPAALAGLRFGDQILEINNIALAGMTMDQCHALLKKSPNNGISMAVRDRPFERTITLHKDSLGHVGFHFKDGRIVGLVKDSSAARNGLLTDHQLLEINTINVVGMKDKEISRLIEGSPSVVNITIIPSYIYQHMISKMSSSLFKELDRTPAV, encoded by the exons ATGTCGTTGTACCCGTCTTTAGAGGACATGAAAGTGGATACCATGGTCAGGGCTCAAATGGCGCAGCATCAGGCGCCACCGTCTTACAGCCTTCCTCCAGCGGCTCCCATGCCTAGCCATATGCCCAGCCATCCCAGCGCTCCTTCTGGACATGTTTATCCGGCTCTTGGTGAATACATGGGCCTCGAATTATCATCCGACATAATAGCATTGAATATGCCTGAATACCAGCTCCAACCA ATGCATTCGGGTGGGGCAGTTACAGCTGTCAGCAACTTTATTGCACCATTGTCATCTCAATCAACTACATTGGCAAAGGCAACAGTTACTCAGGCTATAAGGCCAGTTGTACTGTGCAAGGACAGAGATGGAAAATGTGGAGTGAGGCTTCACTCTGTAAATAATGGTGTGTTTGTGTGCTATGTGGCTGCGAACAGCCCAGCAGCATTGGCTGGATTGAGATTTGGTGATCAGATTTTAGAAATCAACAATATAGCACTGGCTGGTATGACTATGGATCAATGTCATGCTCTTCTGAAGAAATCTCCTAACAATGGAATTTCTATGGCTGTTCGGGACAG GCCCTTCGAGAGGACCATAACTTTACACAAGGATTCTCTCGGCCATGTTGGATTCCACTTCAAAGATGGCAGGATTGTAGGACTGGTTAAAGACTCATCTGCTGCTCGCAATGGCTTGCTAACAGATCATCAGCTATTGGAAATTAACACGATAAATGTTGTGGGGATGAAAGATAAGGAAATATCAAGACTTATTGAAGGCAGTCCGTCTGTTGTGAACATCACTATAATACCTTCCTACATATATCAGCATATGATAAGCAA GATGTCATCGTCATTATTTAAAGAACTGGATCGCACACCCGCCGTATAA